A region from the Anaerohalosphaeraceae bacterium genome encodes:
- the topA gene encoding type I DNA topoisomerase yields the protein MTKKAKSKALVIVESPAKAKTINKYLGPDFEVEASMGHVRDLPSKGLNIDIEHNFEPTYEINPGKRKVVAALRAKAKKCEKFYLATDMDREGEAIAWHLKEVLNLNDEDTYRVVFNAITKKDIERAFANPGKIDMDRVLAQQARRVLDRIVGYQISPLLWKKVARGLSAGRVQSVAVRLVVERERQIRAFVPQEYWLIPAVFASEKADITAEEWQSFLNSAKDPEKGRTLTEQDQWLAKHGAFRADLTSVNGQKFEASNQTQAQAVYEKLKGARFIVRRIETKRVQSRPGAPFITSTLQQAAANRLGFGAQRTMTIAQQLYEGIDLGSMGALGLITYMRTDSTHLSEEAVQEVRHYIQSQIGPEYLPETPNVFTARKEAQQAHEAIRPTDPDLTPDELAPFLTDEQYKLYDLIWRRFVACQMKEAQWDTTRIEIEAQTPDGPCIFTASGRTLAFDGFTRIWPTSAEEPTLPSLHEGQILKVVDLKPVQHFTKPPARYTEASLIKTLEKEGIGRPSTYATIISTIQERKYVEKVNRVFYATHIGEIVTDKLLEYFPQIMDIAFTRHMEEQLDKIEEQHLNWVQVLQEFYEPFKKSLEEAVQKMKHAKAETQPSEYTCPECKAPLEYRFGKNGRFLSCSRYPECKFGTPCDKDGRMLQDQPTEHKCPACGKPLVKKTGRFGPFFGCSGYPECKTILKADKEGNPLPPAPPPTPTGIHCHKCKDGLLVVRQSKRGPFMGCSRFPRCRTIVSIKLLDKLKDLQEKGQWPPSDPAQVDEILERKSVSAKKKKS from the coding sequence ATGACAAAAAAAGCCAAAAGCAAAGCATTGGTCATCGTCGAGTCGCCCGCCAAGGCCAAAACCATCAACAAATATCTCGGCCCGGATTTTGAAGTGGAGGCCTCCATGGGCCACGTCCGCGACCTGCCCTCCAAAGGCCTGAATATTGACATCGAACACAATTTTGAACCGACCTATGAAATCAATCCGGGCAAACGCAAGGTCGTCGCCGCCCTCCGTGCCAAGGCCAAAAAATGCGAGAAGTTCTACCTGGCAACCGATATGGACCGGGAAGGCGAGGCAATCGCCTGGCACCTCAAAGAAGTCCTCAATCTCAATGATGAAGATACATACCGTGTCGTCTTTAACGCCATCACCAAAAAAGACATTGAACGGGCGTTCGCCAATCCGGGCAAGATTGATATGGACCGAGTCCTGGCCCAGCAGGCCCGTCGGGTCCTCGACCGCATTGTCGGCTATCAAATCAGCCCCCTGCTGTGGAAAAAAGTCGCCCGCGGACTCAGCGCCGGACGCGTCCAGTCCGTCGCCGTTCGTCTGGTTGTCGAGCGGGAACGGCAGATTCGGGCATTCGTCCCGCAGGAGTACTGGCTCATTCCGGCCGTCTTTGCCTCCGAGAAGGCCGACATCACCGCCGAAGAATGGCAATCCTTTCTCAACAGTGCCAAAGACCCGGAAAAAGGACGCACGCTGACCGAACAGGACCAGTGGCTTGCCAAACACGGCGCCTTCCGGGCCGATTTGACATCCGTCAACGGCCAAAAGTTCGAGGCCTCCAATCAGACGCAGGCCCAGGCCGTCTACGAAAAGCTCAAAGGCGCGCGTTTCATCGTCCGCCGCATCGAAACCAAACGCGTCCAGTCCCGCCCGGGCGCTCCGTTTATCACTTCAACGCTCCAGCAGGCCGCCGCCAATCGACTCGGCTTCGGAGCACAACGGACGATGACCATCGCCCAGCAGCTCTATGAGGGCATCGACCTGGGCTCAATGGGCGCTTTGGGGCTGATTACCTATATGCGAACCGACAGCACCCACCTGTCCGAAGAGGCCGTTCAGGAAGTGCGTCATTATATTCAGTCCCAAATCGGCCCGGAATATCTGCCGGAAACTCCCAATGTTTTTACCGCCCGCAAAGAGGCCCAGCAGGCCCACGAAGCCATCCGCCCGACCGACCCAGACCTCACTCCCGACGAACTGGCTCCCTTCCTGACAGATGAACAATACAAACTATATGACCTGATCTGGCGCCGCTTTGTCGCCTGTCAGATGAAAGAAGCCCAGTGGGATACCACCCGCATCGAAATCGAGGCCCAAACGCCGGACGGCCCCTGCATCTTCACGGCATCCGGCCGTACGCTGGCCTTCGACGGCTTTACGCGAATCTGGCCGACCTCCGCGGAAGAACCGACCCTGCCGAGTCTGCACGAAGGCCAAATTCTCAAGGTCGTGGACCTCAAACCCGTCCAGCACTTTACCAAGCCGCCTGCCCGATACACGGAGGCCTCGTTGATTAAGACCCTCGAAAAGGAAGGCATCGGACGGCCCAGCACCTATGCGACGATTATTTCCACGATTCAGGAGCGAAAATACGTTGAAAAGGTCAACCGTGTCTTCTACGCCACCCATATCGGCGAAATCGTCACCGACAAACTCCTCGAGTATTTCCCCCAGATTATGGACATCGCCTTTACCCGGCATATGGAGGAACAGCTGGACAAAATCGAGGAGCAGCACCTCAACTGGGTCCAGGTCCTGCAGGAGTTCTACGAGCCCTTCAAAAAATCACTCGAAGAGGCCGTCCAAAAGATGAAGCACGCCAAGGCCGAAACCCAGCCCAGCGAATATACCTGCCCGGAATGCAAGGCCCCGCTGGAATACCGCTTCGGCAAAAACGGCCGGTTCCTCAGCTGCTCGCGCTATCCGGAGTGTAAGTTCGGTACCCCCTGCGACAAAGACGGCCGGATGCTCCAGGACCAGCCTACCGAGCACAAATGCCCTGCATGCGGCAAGCCGCTGGTGAAAAAAACCGGACGTTTCGGCCCCTTTTTCGGCTGTTCCGGCTATCCGGAATGCAAAACCATTCTCAAGGCCGACAAGGAAGGCAATCCCCTGCCGCCGGCTCCCCCGCCGACCCCCACGGGGATTCACTGCCACAAATGCAAAGACGGTCTGTTGGTCGTTCGCCAAAGCAAACGAGGCCCCTTTATGGGCTGCAGCCGTTTTCCGCGGTGCCGTACGATTGTGAGCATCAAACTGCTGGATAAACTCAAGGACCTGCAGGAAAAAGGCCAATGGCCGCCGTCAGACCCGGCCCAGGTCGATGAAATCCTGGAGAGGAAATCCGTTTCCGCGAAAAAAAAGAAGTCATAG